One genomic region from Salipiger sp. CCB-MM3 encodes:
- the cbiB gene encoding adenosylcobinamide-phosphate synthase CbiB, translated as MSFALMMLGGMALDLLLGWPGWLYARIGHPVTWLGHAITALERRWNHGARPRRLALGVLAAALIVALAVLPALAIQSALPNSLAGSLIGATLAWPLIAMRAMHAHVAAVATPLARGDLAAARAAVAMIVGRDPAQLDAAGIARAATESLAENTSDGIIAPLFWGAVAGLPGIAGYKAINTLDSMIGHRNDRFEAFGKAAARLDDVVNWLPARLTGALFAIASGRHALRGLRVMRRDAPKHRSPNAGWPEGAMAAALNIRLSGPRVYGTRVAKEPWLNGSAPDPAAGDLTRALRLYRRSMALCALALAAMILLRCAA; from the coding sequence ATGAGCTTTGCGCTGATGATGCTGGGCGGGATGGCGCTCGATCTGCTGCTCGGTTGGCCGGGGTGGCTCTACGCCCGGATCGGCCATCCGGTGACATGGCTCGGCCATGCGATCACCGCGCTGGAGCGGCGCTGGAACCATGGCGCCCGCCCGCGCAGGCTGGCTCTCGGCGTTCTGGCGGCGGCACTGATCGTGGCGCTGGCGGTGCTGCCTGCGCTGGCCATCCAGAGCGCGCTTCCGAATAGCCTCGCCGGCAGCCTGATCGGCGCGACTCTAGCTTGGCCGCTGATCGCCATGCGCGCCATGCACGCCCATGTCGCCGCCGTGGCGACCCCGCTGGCGCGCGGAGATCTGGCGGCCGCACGTGCCGCCGTGGCGATGATCGTCGGGCGCGATCCGGCGCAGCTTGACGCCGCCGGGATCGCCCGCGCCGCCACCGAGAGCCTTGCCGAGAACACGTCGGACGGGATCATCGCGCCGCTTTTCTGGGGCGCCGTGGCGGGGCTGCCGGGGATTGCGGGCTACAAGGCGATCAACACGCTCGACTCGATGATCGGCCATCGCAATGACCGCTTTGAAGCCTTCGGCAAGGCCGCCGCGCGGCTCGACGATGTGGTGAACTGGCTGCCCGCGCGGCTGACCGGGGCGCTTTTCGCCATCGCCTCTGGTCGCCATGCCCTGCGCGGGTTGCGGGTGATGCGGCGCGACGCGCCCAAGCACCGCTCGCCCAATGCCGGATGGCCCGAGGGCGCCATGGCCGCCGCGCTGAACATCCGCCTCTCGGGGCCGCGCGTCTACGGCACGCGGGTGGCTAAGGAGCCTTGGCTGAACGGCAGCGCGCCCGACCCGGCCGCAGGCGATCTGACCCGCGCCCTGCGCCTCTACCGGCGCAGCATGGCGCTCTGCGCCCTTGCGCTCGCCGCCATGATCCTGCTTCGCTGCGCCGCATGA
- a CDS encoding SDR family NAD(P)-dependent oxidoreductase, which yields MGLTTERVALISGAARGIGAATAKALFDAGWTVSLGMRRPRMPDWAKDAPERVHLYTYEATDPATATGWAQEVMERLGRIDAVVASAGISLRKTPVEITDAEMAQLLEVNVQGPRRLAAACWEPLAASGRGRVVLLASLSGKRVKSPGAGSYAVSKFAVVGLAHALRQAGYDRGIRAVAVCPGFVATDMATAVEGRDPATMTQPEDLARVIHMLIDLPNEASVAEFHVNCQLGETH from the coding sequence ATGGGACTGACTACCGAGCGCGTCGCGCTCATCTCCGGCGCTGCGCGCGGCATTGGCGCCGCCACGGCGAAAGCGCTGTTCGACGCGGGCTGGACGGTGTCGCTGGGCATGCGCCGCCCGCGGATGCCGGACTGGGCCAAGGATGCGCCGGAGCGGGTGCATCTCTACACCTATGAGGCCACGGACCCCGCCACGGCCACCGGCTGGGCGCAGGAGGTTATGGAAAGGCTCGGCCGCATCGACGCGGTGGTCGCCAGCGCAGGCATCTCGCTGCGCAAGACCCCGGTCGAGATCACCGACGCAGAAATGGCGCAGCTGCTGGAGGTCAACGTGCAAGGGCCGCGCCGCCTTGCCGCCGCCTGCTGGGAGCCGCTGGCCGCATCGGGCCGAGGCCGGGTGGTGCTGCTCGCCTCGCTCTCGGGCAAGCGGGTCAAATCTCCCGGTGCGGGGTCCTATGCGGTCTCGAAATTCGCCGTGGTGGGGCTCGCCCATGCGCTGCGCCAAGCGGGCTATGACCGCGGGATCCGTGCCGTGGCGGTCTGCCCCGGCTTTGTCGCCACCGACATGGCGACCGCCGTCGAGGGCCGCGACCCCGCGACGATGACCCAGCCCGAGGATCTGGCGCGGGTGATCCACATGCTGATCGACCTGCCCAATGAGGCCAGCGTGGCCGAGTTCCACGTCAACTGCCAGCTTGGCGAAACCCACTGA
- the cobD gene encoding threonine-phosphate decarboxylase CobD → MTTPDKKTRDHGGNLDAAMTRFGGTRAEWLDLSTGINPEPYPVPAIPAEAWAALPRKADMVRLIAAAREAYGCPGHIVPMNGAQGAIQMVPMLRRPGRAAVLGPTYNEHAATLRAHGWEVTEVATLAALAGADLAVVVNPNNPDGRRSQPGALRDLASRVKLLVVDESFADPEPELYIAPDLDGGLPNVVVLRSFGKFYGLAGLRLGFALAEGDLGQRLAELAGPWPVSGPAIEIASAALTDRLWREQTIRRLSADAARLDALASAAGWRLIGGTPLFRTYACPGAKAAQEALAARHIWSRIFPYSDSWIRLGLPPCSRWGQLERAFQAL, encoded by the coding sequence ATGACCACCCCCGACAAAAAGACCCGAGACCACGGCGGCAACCTCGATGCCGCGATGACCCGCTTCGGAGGCACCCGCGCCGAGTGGCTCGACCTCTCCACTGGCATCAATCCCGAGCCCTACCCCGTGCCCGCGATCCCCGCCGAGGCCTGGGCCGCGCTGCCGCGCAAGGCTGACATGGTCCGGCTCATCGCGGCGGCCCGCGAGGCTTACGGCTGCCCCGGCCACATCGTGCCGATGAACGGCGCGCAGGGGGCGATCCAGATGGTGCCGATGCTGCGTAGGCCGGGACGCGCCGCCGTGCTGGGACCGACCTACAACGAGCATGCCGCCACGCTGCGGGCGCATGGCTGGGAAGTGACCGAAGTCGCCACCCTCGCCGCGCTCGCGGGTGCGGATCTCGCCGTGGTGGTCAACCCGAACAACCCCGACGGACGGCGCAGCCAGCCGGGCGCGCTGCGCGATCTGGCAAGCCGCGTGAAGCTTTTGGTGGTGGACGAGAGCTTTGCCGATCCCGAGCCGGAGCTTTACATTGCCCCCGACCTCGACGGCGGGCTGCCCAATGTGGTGGTGCTGCGGTCTTTTGGAAAATTCTACGGTCTCGCCGGGCTACGGCTGGGGTTCGCTCTGGCCGAAGGCGATCTGGGCCAGCGGCTCGCCGAGCTTGCAGGCCCATGGCCCGTGTCAGGCCCGGCGATCGAGATCGCCTCTGCCGCGCTCACCGACCGGCTATGGCGGGAGCAAACTATTCGGCGCCTGAGCGCGGACGCCGCGCGTCTCGACGCGCTGGCGAGCGCGGCGGGATGGCGGCTGATCGGCGGCACGCCGCTCTTTCGCACCTACGCCTGCCCGGGTGCCAAGGCGGCGCAGGAAGCCTTGGCCGCGCGGCACATCTGGAGCCGCATCTTCCCCTATTCGGACAGCTGGATCCGCCTCGGCCTGCCCCCATGCTCGCGATGGGGACAGCTCGAGCGCGCGTTCCAAGCGCTTTAG
- a CDS encoding NAD(P)/FAD-dependent oxidoreductase: MPGPKPDPVENSAALPERADVVIIGGGIAGVCAGLELAEQGLKVAICEKGHVAGEQSSRNWGWVRLTHRDTRELPLMVEAQRIWQGLDARIGADTGYTRCGVTFTCASEAALAAERESLEELAPYQIPARMLSRDEVMGMFPGLSLDIKGALHNPYDGRAEPQKAAPAIARAVQARGGSVHQHCAVRVVETAAGRVSGVVTEKGRIACSAVLVAGGVWSRLFLGNLGIDLPQLRTKGNVLRTDPVPEGPEGTLKYPEFAMRRRADGGYTIASALPSPYQLTPDSFRLLKAFLPALRNEWRSINLGVGPSFFEALRTPRHWSGAEVSPFEKTRVLDPEPDSTMIDRALAVVKSSYPAFETATVAQKWAGYIDVLPDIIPVISGTEGVKNGLPGLYVASGFSGHGFGLGTGAGRLAADLITGRSPVVDPAPFRLHRFSDGSKIRPKSGVIQR; the protein is encoded by the coding sequence ATGCCAGGACCGAAGCCGGATCCGGTAGAGAACAGCGCCGCGCTGCCCGAGCGGGCGGATGTGGTGATCATCGGCGGCGGCATCGCCGGGGTCTGCGCCGGTCTGGAATTGGCCGAGCAGGGGCTCAAGGTGGCGATCTGCGAAAAGGGCCATGTTGCGGGCGAGCAGTCGAGCCGCAACTGGGGCTGGGTGCGGCTGACCCACCGCGACACCCGCGAGTTGCCGCTGATGGTCGAAGCGCAGCGTATTTGGCAGGGGCTGGACGCGCGCATCGGCGCAGACACCGGCTACACGCGCTGCGGCGTGACCTTCACCTGCGCCAGCGAGGCGGCGCTGGCCGCCGAGCGCGAGTCGCTGGAAGAGCTTGCGCCGTATCAAATCCCGGCCCGGATGCTCAGCCGTGACGAGGTGATGGGCATGTTTCCCGGCCTGTCGCTCGACATCAAGGGCGCACTGCACAATCCCTACGACGGGCGCGCCGAGCCGCAGAAGGCGGCACCGGCCATCGCCCGCGCGGTTCAGGCGCGCGGCGGCAGCGTGCATCAGCATTGCGCCGTGCGGGTGGTCGAAACCGCGGCCGGGCGCGTCTCGGGCGTGGTGACCGAGAAGGGCCGCATCGCCTGTTCGGCGGTGCTGGTGGCGGGAGGGGTCTGGTCCCGGCTCTTTCTGGGGAACCTCGGCATCGACCTGCCGCAGCTGCGGACCAAGGGCAACGTGCTGCGCACCGATCCTGTGCCCGAGGGGCCCGAAGGTACGCTCAAATATCCCGAGTTCGCCATGCGCAGGCGTGCCGATGGCGGCTACACGATCGCCTCGGCCCTGCCCAGCCCCTACCAGCTGACCCCCGACAGCTTCCGCCTGCTCAAAGCCTTCCTGCCTGCGCTGCGGAACGAATGGCGCAGCATCAACCTCGGGGTGGGGCCGTCCTTCTTCGAGGCGTTGCGCACGCCGCGCCATTGGAGCGGCGCCGAGGTCAGCCCGTTCGAGAAAACCCGCGTGCTAGACCCCGAGCCCGACAGCACGATGATCGACCGCGCGCTTGCGGTGGTGAAATCCTCCTATCCGGCCTTCGAGACCGCCACCGTCGCGCAGAAATGGGCCGGCTATATCGACGTGCTGCCCGACATCATCCCGGTGATCTCGGGCACCGAGGGCGTGAAGAACGGGCTGCCCGGGCTCTATGTGGCCAGCGGCTTTTCGGGGCACGGCTTTGGGCTCGGCACCGGCGCGGGACGGCTCGCGGCGGATCTGATCACCGGCCGTAGCCCGGTCGTCGACCCCGCGCCGTTCCGGCTGCACCGCTTTTCCGACGGCTCGAAAATCCGGCCCAAATCCGGCGTCATCCAGCGCTGA
- the hemC gene encoding hydroxymethylbilane synthase — protein sequence MTIETPIALPSPDAPLKIGTRGSPLALAQAHETRDRLAAHFDLPTEAFEVKVIKTMGDDRAMIAADRPLKEIGNKGLFTREIEEQLLSGGIDIAVHSMKDMPTEQPEGLILDCYLPREDVRDCFISPGHAAIADLPEGTVVGTSSLRRRAQLLNRRPDLQVVEFRGNVQTRLKKLEDGVAACSFLAMAGLNRMNMAGEHMTPIAPEDMLPAIAQGAIGIERRISDARVAAMLSAIHDRPTQHRLDAERAFLATLDGSCETPIAGLALLEGDEIWLRGEILRPDGSEALKGERRGPIAEGARMGTDLARELLAQAGDGFFDWREG from the coding sequence ATGACAATCGAGACCCCCATCGCCCTGCCCTCGCCCGACGCCCCGCTGAAGATCGGCACCCGCGGCTCGCCGCTGGCGCTGGCGCAGGCCCATGAGACCCGCGACCGGCTGGCCGCGCATTTCGACCTGCCCACTGAGGCCTTCGAGGTGAAGGTGATCAAGACCATGGGCGATGATCGCGCGATGATCGCCGCCGACCGGCCTCTGAAGGAGATCGGCAACAAGGGTCTGTTCACCCGCGAGATCGAAGAGCAGCTTCTGTCGGGCGGCATCGACATCGCGGTGCACTCGATGAAGGACATGCCGACCGAGCAGCCCGAGGGGCTGATCCTCGATTGCTACCTCCCGCGCGAGGACGTGCGCGACTGTTTCATCTCGCCCGGCCATGCGGCCATTGCCGATCTGCCCGAGGGCACCGTGGTCGGCACCTCGTCGCTGCGCCGCCGGGCGCAGTTGCTGAACCGCCGCCCCGACCTGCAGGTGGTGGAATTCCGCGGCAACGTGCAGACCCGCCTGAAAAAGCTCGAAGACGGTGTGGCCGCCTGCAGCTTCCTTGCCATGGCCGGGCTCAACCGGATGAACATGGCGGGCGAGCACATGACGCCGATCGCCCCCGAAGACATGCTGCCCGCCATCGCGCAGGGCGCCATCGGCATCGAGCGGCGGATCAGCGATGCGCGCGTGGCCGCGATGCTCTCGGCGATCCACGACCGCCCGACGCAGCATCGGCTCGACGCGGAGCGCGCTTTCCTCGCCACGCTCGACGGCAGCTGCGAGACGCCGATTGCCGGTCTGGCGCTGCTCGAAGGCGACGAAATCTGGCTGCGCGGCGAGATCCTTCGCCCCGACGGCAGCGAGGCGCTGAAGGGCGAGCGCCGCGGCCCCATCGCCGAGGGCGCGCGCATGGGCACCGATCTGGCGCGCGAGCTTCTGGCGCAGGCGGGCGACGGGTTCTTCGACTGGCGCGAGGGCTGA
- a CDS encoding DMT family transporter, with protein sequence MSTATHITSLNRPGLGIALICAGVVGISINDMLIKLLSDGYPLHQIVATRSAVGLCIILVMLQIEGGWRLLRSNTPWLHLARGVLVVLANMTFYASVAVMPLGQATALFFVAPLFITLLSVPLLGEKVGPWRLGAVCVGFCGVVIMQQPWAETSGGARLVLLLPVLSALLYALLQVLTRKLGVTSRASALAVHLQLMFLVVSAGFYFVAGDGRYMDAFDSDAARFLLRPWVLPSGQDMLVFLGLGCISGFVGYALSASYRMADAAVIAPFEYIGLPMAIFWGWTMFGEWPAPATWAGCALIVGAGLVVFLRERAKARPQPGRRRGSTAVRR encoded by the coding sequence ATGAGCACCGCAACCCATATCACCAGCCTCAATCGTCCCGGCCTTGGCATCGCGCTGATCTGCGCGGGCGTCGTCGGGATCTCGATCAACGACATGCTGATCAAGCTGCTTTCGGACGGCTACCCGCTGCATCAGATCGTTGCCACACGCTCTGCGGTCGGGCTGTGCATCATCCTTGTCATGCTGCAGATCGAAGGCGGCTGGCGGCTGCTGCGCAGCAACACGCCGTGGCTGCATCTGGCGCGCGGCGTGCTGGTGGTGCTGGCCAATATGACCTTTTACGCCTCGGTTGCGGTGATGCCGCTGGGTCAGGCGACGGCGCTTTTCTTTGTCGCGCCGCTCTTCATCACGCTGCTGTCCGTGCCGCTCCTCGGCGAAAAGGTCGGGCCTTGGCGGCTCGGTGCGGTCTGCGTTGGCTTTTGCGGTGTGGTCATCATGCAGCAGCCATGGGCGGAGACCTCGGGCGGCGCGCGGTTGGTGCTGCTCTTGCCGGTGCTTTCGGCGCTGCTCTACGCGCTCTTGCAGGTGCTGACCCGCAAGCTCGGCGTCACCTCCCGCGCCTCGGCGCTGGCGGTGCATCTGCAGCTGATGTTCCTCGTGGTCTCGGCGGGCTTCTACTTCGTCGCCGGAGACGGGCGCTACATGGACGCTTTCGACAGCGATGCGGCGCGCTTCTTGCTGCGCCCATGGGTCCTGCCGAGCGGTCAGGACATGCTGGTTTTTCTGGGGCTGGGATGCATCTCGGGCTTTGTCGGCTACGCGCTGAGCGCCTCTTACCGGATGGCCGATGCGGCGGTGATCGCGCCCTTCGAATACATCGGCCTGCCGATGGCGATCTTCTGGGGCTGGACGATGTTCGGCGAATGGCCCGCGCCCGCCACATGGGCGGGATGCGCGCTGATCGTCGGCGCGGGGCTGGTGGTCTTCCTGCGTGAGCGGGCGAAGGCCCGGCCCCAGCCGGGACGGCGGCGCGGCAGCACCGCCGTTAGGCGCTGA
- a CDS encoding glycine--tRNA ligase subunit alpha — MSETSKPRSFQEIILRLQTYWASKGCAVLQPYDMEVGAGTFHPATTLRALGSKPWAAAYVQPSRRPTDGRYGENPNRLQHYYQFQVLIKPSPPDLQALYLGSLEAIGIDMASHDIRFVEDDWESPTLGAWGLGWEVWCDGMEVSQFTYFQQVGGHDCHPVSGELTYGLERLAMYVLGIDHVMDMPFNDPGAPIALKYGDVFRQTEEEYSRFNFDVADTDVLLRHFEEAEAECEAILARDESDPKTGKRIVMAHPAYDQCIKASHLFNLLDARGVISVTERQAYIGRVRALAKKCADAFVSTEAGGWTPEAAGSAA, encoded by the coding sequence ATGAGCGAGACAAGCAAGCCGCGCAGTTTTCAGGAGATCATCCTGCGTCTGCAGACCTATTGGGCCAGCAAGGGCTGCGCCGTGTTGCAGCCTTACGACATGGAAGTCGGCGCGGGCACCTTCCACCCGGCCACCACGCTGCGGGCGCTCGGCTCGAAGCCCTGGGCCGCGGCCTATGTGCAGCCCTCGCGCCGCCCCACCGACGGGCGTTATGGCGAGAACCCCAACCGCCTGCAGCACTATTACCAGTTTCAGGTGCTGATCAAACCCAGCCCGCCGGACCTGCAGGCGCTCTATCTCGGCTCGCTCGAAGCGATCGGCATCGACATGGCCAGCCACGATATCCGCTTCGTCGAGGACGATTGGGAAAGCCCGACGCTGGGCGCTTGGGGCCTTGGCTGGGAGGTTTGGTGCGACGGCATGGAAGTGTCGCAGTTCACGTATTTCCAGCAGGTTGGTGGCCATGACTGCCATCCGGTCTCGGGCGAGCTGACCTACGGGCTCGAGCGCCTTGCCATGTATGTGCTCGGCATCGACCACGTGATGGATATGCCGTTCAATGACCCGGGTGCGCCGATCGCGCTGAAATACGGCGATGTGTTCCGCCAGACCGAAGAGGAATACTCGCGCTTCAACTTCGACGTGGCCGACACCGACGTGCTGCTACGCCATTTCGAAGAGGCCGAGGCGGAATGCGAGGCGATCCTTGCCCGCGACGAGAGCGACCCCAAGACCGGCAAGCGCATCGTCATGGCGCACCCGGCCTATGACCAGTGCATCAAGGCCTCGCATCTGTTCAACCTTCTGGATGCGCGCGGGGTGATCTCTGTCACCGAGCGGCAGGCCTACATCGGACGCGTGCGGGCTCTGGCAAAGAAATGCGCCGATGCCTTCGTGAGCACTGAGGCGGGCGGCTGGACGCCAGAGGCCGCAGGCAGCGCCGCATGA
- a CDS encoding DUF6446 family protein, producing MSGKILGIGIIAAALIFGAVVYYTQVFYYYYDLPAEEAEVLLTPLDGTAPRAIAFEDFEGIDATSSPIRYRACFSTSESPQTLDSLFERYEGSEPRNAPFWFGCFDAEDIGDEIAAGTAHVYTSQRNIEFGIDRVVAVTRDGRGYIWEEINECGDKAYDGTPLGEDCPER from the coding sequence ATGAGCGGCAAGATCCTCGGGATCGGCATTATCGCGGCCGCGCTGATTTTTGGCGCGGTCGTCTACTACACGCAGGTGTTCTACTACTATTACGACCTGCCGGCGGAAGAGGCGGAGGTTCTGCTGACGCCGCTCGATGGCACCGCGCCGCGCGCCATCGCCTTCGAGGATTTCGAGGGGATCGACGCGACCTCCTCACCGATCCGCTACCGCGCCTGTTTCTCCACATCCGAGAGCCCACAAACGCTCGATTCCCTGTTCGAGCGTTACGAAGGGTCCGAGCCGCGCAATGCGCCGTTCTGGTTCGGCTGCTTTGACGCCGAGGATATCGGCGACGAGATCGCTGCGGGCACCGCGCATGTCTACACCTCGCAGCGCAACATCGAGTTCGGCATCGACCGGGTGGTGGCGGTGACCCGCGACGGGCGCGGCTACATCTGGGAAGAGATCAACGAATGCGGTGACAAGGCCTATGACGGCACGCCGTTGGGCGAGGACTGCCCGGAGCGGTAA
- the hemE gene encoding uroporphyrinogen decarboxylase, translating to MTKTILRALAGETLPTPPIWMMRQAGRYLPEYRATRAQAGDFLSLCYNPELAAEVTLQPIRRYGFDAAILFADILLLPQALGLDLWFVTGEGPRLSTIQSDADFDALKPVSAIHDTLSPIYETVGILSRELPKETTLIGFAGAPWTVATYMIAGRGTKDQGPAHALKAENRALFEKVIDRLTEGTIEYLSKQVEAGAEVVKIFDSWAGSLEGDDFRKYALEPAKVITQEMKSRFPGLPVIVFPRQAGENYIGFHEATGADCVAVDDSVSPEWAAANVQTSGCVQGNLASSHMVTGGEDLVRETQRVVRAFSKGPHIFNLGHGITPDADPENVQLMIDTVRSTVTA from the coding sequence ATGACCAAGACGATCCTGCGCGCACTGGCTGGCGAGACCCTGCCCACCCCGCCGATCTGGATGATGCGGCAGGCGGGGCGCTATCTGCCCGAGTATCGCGCCACCCGCGCGCAGGCCGGGGATTTCCTGTCGCTGTGCTACAACCCCGAGCTTGCCGCCGAGGTGACGCTGCAGCCGATCCGCCGCTACGGTTTCGATGCGGCGATCCTCTTTGCCGACATCCTGCTGCTGCCGCAGGCGCTGGGGCTCGACCTGTGGTTCGTCACCGGCGAAGGGCCGCGGCTGTCGACCATCCAGAGCGATGCGGATTTCGACGCGCTGAAGCCGGTCTCGGCGATCCACGACACGCTCAGCCCGATCTACGAGACCGTCGGCATCCTGTCGCGCGAGCTGCCGAAAGAGACCACGCTGATCGGCTTCGCCGGCGCGCCCTGGACCGTGGCGACCTATATGATCGCCGGGCGCGGCACCAAGGATCAGGGCCCTGCACACGCGCTGAAGGCCGAGAACCGCGCGTTGTTCGAGAAGGTCATCGACCGGCTCACCGAGGGCACCATCGAATATCTGTCGAAACAGGTCGAGGCGGGCGCCGAGGTGGTGAAGATCTTCGACAGCTGGGCGGGCTCGCTCGAGGGCGACGATTTCCGCAAATACGCGCTGGAGCCCGCGAAGGTGATCACGCAGGAGATGAAGTCGCGCTTCCCCGGCCTGCCGGTCATCGTCTTCCCGCGGCAGGCGGGTGAGAATTACATCGGCTTCCACGAGGCCACCGGTGCCGATTGCGTCGCGGTGGACGACAGCGTTTCGCCGGAATGGGCGGCGGCCAATGTGCAGACCTCGGGTTGCGTGCAGGGCAACCTTGCGTCGTCGCATATGGTGACCGGCGGCGAGGACTTGGTGCGCGAGACCCAGCGGGTGGTCCGCGCCTTCTCGAAGGGGCCGCATATCTTCAACCTCGGCCATGGCATCACCCCCGATGCCGACCCCGAGAACGTTCAGCTGATGATCGACACCGTGCGCAGCACGGTCACCGCCTGA
- a CDS encoding MarR family winged helix-turn-helix transcriptional regulator translates to MPPSSDAPNPQRHDDPPIEIGGLRIEILEGAFSWYFRTMDAVVSRDLDKRMAHLEIAKGKGKITALLLVDDYPGIRPSQIAEVLMRDRPATGRIIDRLVASGVIRREAAPDDQRAQALFITERGHALSQEVREIIRQQEAEFFDFIEPEDRAQFMRMLKRAYLKMRTKWD, encoded by the coding sequence ATGCCGCCGTCCTCCGACGCGCCAAACCCTCAGCGCCATGACGATCCTCCGATCGAAATCGGAGGGCTCAGGATCGAAATCCTCGAAGGTGCCTTCAGCTGGTACTTTCGCACGATGGATGCCGTCGTCTCGCGCGATCTCGACAAGCGGATGGCGCATCTCGAGATCGCCAAGGGCAAGGGCAAGATCACCGCGCTTTTGCTGGTGGATGATTACCCCGGCATCCGCCCGTCGCAGATCGCCGAGGTGCTGATGCGCGACCGCCCGGCCACCGGAAGGATCATCGACCGGCTCGTCGCCTCTGGGGTGATCCGCCGCGAGGCTGCCCCGGACGATCAGCGCGCCCAGGCGCTCTTCATCACCGAGCGGGGCCATGCGCTCTCACAAGAGGTGCGCGAGATCATCCGCCAGCAGGAAGCGGAGTTCTTCGACTTCATCGAGCCGGAGGACCGCGCGCAATTCATGCGCATGCTCAAGCGTGCCTATCTGAAGATGAGGACGAAATGGGACTGA
- the cobO gene encoding cob(I)yrinic acid a,c-diamide adenosyltransferase: MSEDENIRHTEKMKRIKAARDKMIAGMTEEKGLILVHTGPGKGKSSSGFGMIMRCIAHGMPCAVVQFIKGTWVTGEAKMLRERFADECRFFVSGEGFTWETQDRERDIAAAQRGWEIAKEQILDPENRFVLLDEINIALRYDYLDIDEVVSFLLEQKPPMTHVCLTGRNAKPELIEAADLVTEMTAVKHPFRDGIKAQKGVEF; this comes from the coding sequence ATGAGCGAAGATGAGAACATCCGTCACACTGAGAAAATGAAGCGGATCAAGGCCGCCCGCGACAAGATGATCGCCGGGATGACCGAGGAGAAGGGTCTCATCCTCGTGCATACCGGGCCGGGGAAGGGCAAATCATCTTCGGGCTTCGGGATGATCATGCGCTGCATCGCGCACGGCATGCCCTGCGCGGTCGTGCAGTTCATCAAAGGCACTTGGGTGACCGGCGAGGCGAAGATGCTGCGCGAAAGATTCGCCGATGAGTGCCGCTTCTTCGTTTCGGGCGAGGGCTTCACTTGGGAGACGCAGGACCGCGAGCGCGACATCGCGGCGGCGCAGCGCGGCTGGGAGATCGCCAAGGAACAAATCCTCGATCCCGAAAACCGTTTCGTTCTGCTCGACGAGATCAACATCGCGCTGCGCTACGATTACCTCGACATCGACGAGGTCGTCTCTTTCCTGCTCGAGCAAAAGCCGCCGATGACCCATGTCTGCCTGACCGGGCGCAACGCCAAGCCGGAACTCATCGAGGCCGCCGATCTGGTGACCGAGATGACGGCGGTCAAGCACCCGTTCCGCGACGGGATCAAGGCGCAGAAGGGCGTCGAGTTCTGA